Proteins encoded in a region of the Zunongwangia endophytica genome:
- a CDS encoding glycoside hydrolase family 28 protein, with product MNLFFKFLFLLVSGLLFLSCNNSVKKDHTKSSEYQFYPLDSLLTINQVGAENLPDTIAAIDAPFDMPEFKIPVFKDKTINILQKGAKEEIKITKIIQNAINEVSEQGGGKVIIPKGKWKTGRISLKNNVNLYLEEDAELYFSGELEDYRPAVFTRHEGVEVMSLGACIYAYNQDNIAITGNGTIYGPEDGPVKNQMMTEDVTEKFVPIEKPVEKRIYEGYNGESIFLPMLISPTNCTNVYIEGITLERTAFWNIVPVYCDGVIIRGVTVNSVGIPRGDGIDIESSRNVLIEYSTLNNGDDCFTMKAGRGEDGMRVNKPTENVVIRYCLAKQGHGAITVGSETAGMIRNLYIYDCVFDNTGVGIRFKTRRPRGGGGENLYYKRLRMNLHGTAFKWDMLGQPMYVGELAKRKPKRKKNNLTPKFSNITIEDILVEKAKTFVKIYGIPEAPMTNLKMQNVEVLESEELFVANDARDLFFNHIKVKSSDSIMKFLDARNITFKDAIFHVSGDTLKIKREGNLTENIYFKNTNIPFVRN from the coding sequence ATGAATTTATTTTTTAAATTTTTATTTCTTCTGGTTTCAGGACTTCTTTTTTTATCCTGTAATAATTCAGTAAAAAAAGACCATACAAAATCAAGTGAGTATCAGTTTTACCCTTTAGACAGTCTGTTGACTATCAATCAGGTTGGCGCAGAAAATTTACCTGATACTATTGCTGCCATTGATGCTCCTTTCGATATGCCTGAATTTAAGATACCTGTATTTAAAGATAAAACGATTAATATTCTTCAAAAAGGTGCAAAGGAAGAAATTAAAATCACTAAAATCATTCAGAATGCTATTAATGAGGTTAGCGAGCAAGGTGGTGGAAAAGTTATTATTCCTAAAGGAAAATGGAAAACCGGTAGAATTTCTCTAAAAAATAATGTAAATCTATACTTAGAAGAAGATGCCGAACTTTACTTTTCGGGAGAACTAGAAGATTACAGGCCAGCTGTTTTTACACGTCATGAAGGTGTTGAAGTAATGTCTTTGGGAGCATGTATCTATGCATATAATCAGGATAACATCGCTATAACCGGAAATGGGACTATTTATGGTCCAGAAGATGGACCGGTTAAAAACCAAATGATGACCGAGGATGTAACAGAAAAATTTGTTCCAATAGAAAAACCAGTAGAGAAAAGGATTTATGAAGGCTACAACGGAGAATCTATTTTTTTGCCTATGCTTATTTCGCCGACAAATTGTACTAATGTTTATATTGAAGGAATTACATTAGAGCGAACAGCTTTTTGGAATATTGTTCCCGTGTATTGTGATGGTGTAATCATTAGAGGAGTTACTGTTAATTCTGTTGGTATTCCTAGAGGTGATGGGATAGACATCGAATCTTCCAGAAATGTTTTAATTGAGTATTCTACTCTTAACAATGGGGACGACTGCTTTACAATGAAAGCAGGTAGGGGAGAGGATGGTATGCGTGTTAATAAACCAACCGAAAATGTGGTTATTCGTTATTGTCTCGCGAAACAAGGGCATGGGGCAATAACGGTAGGAAGTGAAACCGCTGGAATGATTAGAAACCTTTATATATACGATTGTGTTTTTGATAATACAGGTGTTGGTATCCGATTTAAAACCAGAAGACCACGTGGCGGTGGAGGTGAAAATCTATATTATAAACGCTTGCGAATGAATCTTCACGGCACTGCCTTTAAATGGGACATGCTTGGCCAGCCAATGTATGTAGGGGAATTAGCAAAGCGAAAACCTAAAAGAAAAAAAAATAATCTAACACCTAAATTCAGTAATATTACTATAGAAGATATTTTGGTCGAAAAAGCTAAGACTTTTGTGAAAATTTATGGTATACCAGAAGCTCCTATGACCAATCTGAAAATGCAAAATGTGGAGGTCTTAGAAAGTGAAGAACTTTTTGTTGCTAACGATGCAAGGGATTTATTTTTTAATCATATTAAAGTTAAAAGCAGTGATTCAATTATGAAGTTTTTGGATGCAAGAAACATAACATTTAAAGATGCGATATTTCACGTTTCTGGGGATACTTTAAAGATTAAAAGAGAGGGTAATCTTACAGAAAACATTTATTTTAAAAATACAAATATTCCGTTTGTTCGTAATTAG
- a CDS encoding sodium:solute symporter → MKLPVIDIIVFSIYLAAILFFGISFFFKKNRTSEDYITGGQRLPSWAIGMSIFATFVSSISFLALPGKAYLSNWNSFVFSLSIPFAAIIAVKYFVPLYRRIQSQSAYYYLEERFGPWARNYASVCYLLTQLARMGTILYLLALPTNALLGWDISSIIIGTGIFVIVYAAMGGIEAVIWTDAIQGIVLISGALACLIIIIFSMPEGAGQIIEIGLEYDKFSLGSYGLNLSKSTFWVILVYGLFINLQNFGIDQNYVQRYMSAKTEKEAKKSTWFGSLLYIPVSLLFFAIGTALFAFYKVRPDLLPENLQDITQADRIFPYFIVTELPQGVTGLLIASIFAAGMSTISTSINSGSTVILTDFFKRGQKKISRKSEFRVLTISGVILGILSILVSLAMTSVKSALDAWWALSSVFSGGVLGLFLLGFFGKKIKQLEAGIAVTIGILVIAWMGLTPVFLKSGEWLSFKNPLHTNLTIVVGTLVIFLFGFLLNMLLHRKNNVLN, encoded by the coding sequence ATGAAATTGCCCGTAATAGATATCATTGTATTTTCAATCTATCTTGCAGCAATTTTATTTTTTGGAATTTCTTTCTTTTTTAAAAAGAATCGAACTTCAGAAGATTATATTACTGGCGGGCAAAGATTACCATCTTGGGCAATAGGGATGTCAATATTCGCAACATTTGTTAGTAGTATAAGCTTTCTTGCACTTCCAGGTAAGGCTTATCTTAGCAACTGGAATAGTTTTGTTTTTAGTCTTTCCATTCCTTTTGCGGCCATTATTGCTGTTAAATATTTTGTTCCTTTATATAGGCGAATACAAAGTCAATCGGCTTATTATTATCTTGAAGAGCGCTTTGGTCCTTGGGCTAGAAATTATGCTTCAGTTTGTTATTTATTGACCCAACTCGCGCGCATGGGAACCATATTATATCTACTTGCACTGCCCACTAATGCACTATTAGGCTGGGATATAAGCAGTATTATAATAGGAACAGGAATATTTGTGATAGTTTATGCCGCTATGGGAGGTATTGAGGCCGTTATATGGACAGATGCTATACAGGGAATCGTTTTAATTTCGGGAGCTTTAGCTTGTTTAATTATAATCATCTTTTCTATGCCTGAAGGTGCTGGGCAGATTATAGAAATTGGCTTAGAATACGATAAATTTAGCCTAGGTAGTTATGGTTTGAACCTTTCAAAATCTACCTTTTGGGTTATTCTTGTTTATGGCTTGTTTATTAATCTTCAAAACTTCGGAATAGATCAGAATTATGTTCAGCGATATATGAGTGCGAAAACCGAAAAAGAAGCAAAGAAATCCACCTGGTTTGGAAGTTTATTATACATCCCAGTCTCTTTGTTATTTTTTGCTATAGGAACAGCTCTTTTCGCATTCTACAAGGTGAGACCAGATCTTCTTCCAGAAAATCTTCAGGATATTACACAAGCCGATCGTATTTTTCCTTATTTTATAGTAACAGAGCTTCCACAGGGCGTTACGGGATTATTGATTGCCTCCATTTTTGCAGCAGGTATGAGTACGATTTCTACAAGTATTAACAGTGGCTCTACGGTTATATTAACTGATTTTTTTAAAAGAGGACAAAAAAAAATATCGCGAAAATCTGAATTTCGAGTTTTGACGATTTCAGGAGTTATTTTAGGAATTCTAAGTATACTCGTATCTCTTGCAATGACATCAGTGAAAAGTGCACTTGATGCCTGGTGGGCTTTATCTTCCGTCTTTAGTGGTGGAGTTCTAGGCCTTTTTCTATTGGGGTTTTTCGGTAAAAAAATTAAGCAACTGGAAGCAGGAATTGCCGTAACCATTGGCATTCTAGTTATAGCTTGGATGGGGCTAACACCTGTGTTTTTAAAATCTGGAGAATGGCTGAGTTTTAAAAACCCACTTCATACTAATTTAACTATAGTGGTAGGAACCTTAGTAATTTTCCTTTTCGGATTCCTTTTGAATATGCTCTTACACAGAAAAAATAATGTATTAAACTAA
- a CDS encoding dihydrodipicolinate synthase family protein, with protein sequence MNSNSQIPTFKGIITPMITPMLNEDELDLKGLEKLINHIIAGGVHGVFILGTTGESTSLPYPMRHRLIEETCAMVNKRVPVLVGITDTAVSESLRLADTAEQCCASALVAAPPYYFNLGQPELIEYYEYLADRISLPMFLYNMPSHTKINIEPETVKKLSEHTNIIGLKDSSGNTAYFNKLLYRMRDNKDFSFFVGPEEITAETVLLGGSGGVNGGSNMFPKLYVKLYEAAVAGDIEKVKQLHSVVMEISSEIYNLGRFGSSYLKGLKCALGLLGICNDYMSAPLHRFKKEEKDRLALNLQNIQNKLS encoded by the coding sequence ATGAACAGCAATTCACAAATACCTACTTTCAAGGGAATTATAACCCCTATGATTACCCCAATGCTCAACGAAGACGAGCTTGATTTGAAAGGTCTCGAAAAACTTATAAATCATATTATAGCGGGAGGAGTACATGGCGTTTTTATTCTAGGAACAACTGGAGAATCTACCAGTCTGCCCTATCCAATGCGGCATAGATTAATAGAAGAAACCTGTGCTATGGTTAATAAGAGAGTACCTGTTCTAGTAGGTATTACCGATACAGCAGTTTCCGAGAGTTTGCGTCTTGCAGATACAGCAGAGCAGTGCTGCGCATCAGCATTGGTTGCAGCACCTCCGTATTATTTTAATTTAGGACAGCCAGAGCTTATAGAATATTACGAATATCTTGCAGATAGGATTAGCCTACCCATGTTTTTATATAATATGCCTTCTCACACAAAAATAAATATAGAACCAGAAACAGTAAAAAAACTCTCTGAACATACAAATATTATAGGCTTAAAAGATTCATCAGGAAATACGGCATATTTTAATAAGTTGTTATACCGAATGAGGGATAATAAAGATTTTTCATTTTTTGTAGGCCCCGAAGAAATAACAGCGGAAACTGTTTTACTTGGTGGTTCGGGAGGTGTTAACGGAGGTTCCAATATGTTTCCAAAATTGTACGTTAAACTTTATGAAGCAGCAGTAGCAGGAGATATTGAAAAGGTAAAGCAGCTACATTCTGTTGTTATGGAAATATCTTCAGAAATCTACAATTTAGGACGATTTGGATCTAGTTATCTTAAAGGTCTAAAATGTGCTTTGGGCTTACTGGGTATTTGCAATGATTATATGTCTGCTCCCCTACATCGTTTTAAAAAAGAAGAAAAAGATCGCCTTGCTTTAAATCTTCAGAATATTCAAAATAAGCTTTCTTAA
- a CDS encoding fumarylacetoacetate hydrolase family protein: MKLIRFGEAGEEKPGVELEDGMRLDVSGFGADYDDDFFGKGGIHKLEAWLKSNKSSCEVIPPDIRLGPPVKKPSKLICIGLNYAKHAEESGATIPDEPVIFFKATSAIVGPNDKLIIPKGSQKTDWEVELAIVIEKKANYVSKDEAMDYVAGYVLHNDYSEREFQLERSGQWVKGKSCDTFAPLGPYLITKDEISDPQNLGLWLKLNGEIKQQSNTNDMVFGISEIVSYLSQFMSLMPGDIISTGTPFGVGMGLKPQRYIKPGDTIELGIEGLGASKQHAVAWEDFS; encoded by the coding sequence ATGAAGTTAATAAGATTTGGAGAAGCCGGCGAAGAAAAGCCTGGAGTAGAATTAGAAGATGGAATGAGGCTTGATGTTTCAGGATTCGGAGCAGATTATGACGATGACTTTTTTGGAAAAGGGGGAATTCACAAACTTGAAGCTTGGCTGAAAAGCAATAAATCATCTTGCGAAGTTATTCCTCCTGATATTAGGTTGGGTCCACCAGTCAAAAAGCCATCCAAATTAATATGTATTGGCCTCAATTACGCCAAACATGCCGAAGAAAGTGGAGCTACGATACCCGATGAACCGGTTATTTTTTTTAAGGCTACTAGTGCTATAGTTGGACCAAATGATAAACTAATTATCCCTAAGGGCAGTCAAAAAACAGATTGGGAGGTCGAGTTAGCCATTGTAATCGAGAAGAAAGCGAACTACGTAAGCAAAGATGAAGCTATGGATTATGTTGCTGGATATGTTTTACACAATGATTATAGCGAAAGGGAGTTTCAATTAGAAAGATCTGGACAGTGGGTTAAGGGAAAGAGTTGTGATACTTTCGCTCCACTAGGTCCTTATTTAATAACTAAAGATGAAATAAGTGATCCTCAAAATCTCGGATTATGGTTAAAATTAAATGGTGAAATTAAACAGCAAAGTAATACGAACGATATGGTTTTTGGAATATCAGAAATTGTTAGTTATCTAAGTCAGTTTATGAGTTTGATGCCAGGTGATATTATCTCTACAGGAACACCATTTGGAGTAGGTATGGGGCTTAAACCACAACGTTATATCAAACCGGGTGATACCATAGAATTAGGAATTGAAGGGCTAGGTGCTTCTAAGCAGCATGCCGTAGCTTGGGAAGATTTTAGCTAA